In one Pseudomonas fitomaticsae genomic region, the following are encoded:
- a CDS encoding sensor histidine kinase: MTPTLPRRPRWRSLALLALCLAPLLWPLEHLAERYYRSELAGQNRQTLDLYVANLLGTLHRYEVLPQILGDLPALRAVLGAPDDGVTQGNANRLLKNIAAQTGAEVMYLMDTSGQTLAASNWDKHDSFVGRNFSFRPYFSEAMAGRLGRFFGLGTTSAKRGYFFAAAVRNGEKIIGVLVIKVDLDHTESLWGKTPEQLLVTDHNGVVILTSRPEWRFRATRTLSNAERAAITAIQPYPTREPRPLNLSPTAWLPQTQEIAETGWSVSILAPRTLIDRPVRTVVAIGGATLLVVMLLLGLMMQRRRHYLERIAFEAKARRELEGRVAERTSDLEGLNRRLKQEVLEREQAQQELVRAQDDLVQAGKLSALGTMSASISHELNQPLAAIRSYAENAEVLLDHERTEDARGNLKLISELTGRMASIIAHLRAFARRDRHAPESVALQPALDDALALLAKRRRSMDVELIRDLPAATLWVEAGETRLRQVLGNLLANALDALTEKGPPRKLWLSAESTDDGVNLYIRDNGPGFCMEALGRASEPFYTTKTRTQGLGLGLAICETLMRAFGGELSFANHKQGGALITLRLRAGAPGVSLQPSEDRSA; encoded by the coding sequence ATGACTCCGACCCTTCCCCGCCGCCCCCGCTGGCGCAGTCTTGCCCTGCTGGCCCTGTGCCTGGCACCGCTGCTGTGGCCGCTGGAACATCTGGCCGAGCGCTATTACCGCAGCGAACTGGCCGGCCAGAACCGTCAGACCCTCGACCTCTACGTCGCCAACCTGCTGGGCACGCTGCATCGCTACGAAGTGCTGCCGCAAATCCTCGGCGACCTGCCGGCCCTGCGCGCGGTACTCGGGGCCCCGGACGACGGCGTAACCCAGGGCAACGCCAACCGCCTGTTGAAAAACATCGCCGCGCAGACCGGCGCCGAAGTCATGTACCTGATGGACACCAGCGGCCAGACGCTCGCGGCGTCGAACTGGGACAAGCACGACAGTTTCGTCGGGCGCAATTTTTCTTTCCGGCCGTACTTCAGCGAAGCCATGGCCGGCCGCCTCGGGCGCTTCTTCGGTCTGGGCACCACTTCCGCCAAGCGCGGCTATTTCTTCGCCGCAGCAGTGCGCAACGGCGAAAAAATCATCGGTGTACTGGTGATCAAGGTTGACCTCGACCACACCGAAAGCCTGTGGGGCAAAACCCCGGAACAACTGCTGGTGACCGACCACAACGGCGTGGTCATCCTCACCTCGCGCCCGGAATGGCGTTTTCGCGCAACCCGCACCCTGAGCAATGCCGAGCGTGCGGCGATCACCGCCATCCAGCCCTACCCGACCCGCGAGCCACGCCCCCTGAACCTGAGCCCGACCGCATGGCTGCCGCAGACCCAGGAGATCGCGGAAACCGGCTGGAGCGTCAGCATCCTCGCCCCGCGCACGCTGATCGACCGACCGGTGCGCACAGTGGTGGCGATCGGCGGCGCCACCTTGCTGGTGGTGATGCTGTTGCTGGGCCTGATGATGCAGCGTCGTCGTCATTACCTGGAACGGATCGCCTTCGAAGCCAAGGCCCGGCGGGAGCTTGAGGGTCGGGTTGCCGAACGCACCAGCGATCTCGAAGGCCTGAACCGCCGGCTGAAACAGGAAGTGCTGGAGCGCGAACAGGCCCAGCAGGAACTGGTGCGCGCCCAGGATGATCTGGTGCAGGCCGGCAAACTGTCGGCGCTGGGGACGATGTCGGCCAGCATCAGCCACGAACTCAACCAGCCGCTGGCGGCGATCCGCAGCTACGCCGAAAACGCCGAAGTGCTGCTCGACCACGAGCGCACCGAAGACGCCCGAGGCAATCTCAAACTGATCAGCGAGCTGACCGGGCGCATGGCCTCGATCATCGCCCACCTGCGCGCCTTCGCCCGTCGCGACCGCCACGCCCCGGAAAGCGTCGCCCTGCAACCGGCGCTGGACGACGCACTCGCCTTGCTGGCCAAACGTCGCCGCAGCATGGATGTCGAGCTGATCCGCGACCTGCCCGCCGCCACATTGTGGGTCGAAGCCGGGGAAACCCGTCTGCGTCAGGTGCTGGGTAACCTGCTGGCCAACGCCCTCGACGCCCTGACCGAAAAAGGCCCGCCGCGCAAATTGTGGCTGAGTGCCGAATCCACCGACGACGGCGTCAATCTGTACATTCGCGACAATGGCCCGGGTTTTTGCATGGAAGCACTGGGCCGTGCCAGCGAACCGTTTTACACGACCAAGACCCGCACTCAGGGTCTCGGTCTGGGGTTGGCCATTTGCGAAACCCTGATGCGCGCCTTCGGCGGTGAACTGTCGTTCGCCAACCACAAGCAAGGTGGCGCCTTGATTACCCTGCGGCTGCGCGCCGGCGCACCCGGGGTCAGCCTGCAACCGTCCGAGGATCGAAGCGCATGA
- a CDS encoding TonB-dependent receptor — translation MPAPFRLTPVTLGLSAFLSSGFAYSATELPATSISAESQADDPRVKVSNTATRTSTPVRYVPQAIDSVKTANFANYGTNDLGDALSGMPNVSSGGDTRFDSLRIRGFDASNDFYLDGIRDDSQYKRDLHNIERVEVLKGPAAVLYGRGSQGGIVNRVSKAPEAGRRSTIEAQGGSEDLRSLYADLSTDPSDNISLRLNMGNMDENSFRDGVSGNRQLFAPSMSWQLTPDLNWLVQYEYSRYNRTPDRGIPGVNGRPADVGRDTTYGNDHDFIDDKTQSLRSKLAYEINDNWQLRHTLGVFKLDSDFDNTYLTGYTPATKKVTRQHWQQDLTTRNVFNNVELEGGFETFGLEHRLLTGLETGSQRRDPTLYNAATSGRGSSAVPALDLYNPNRDLRHTGRMQVSSSSHTEVESRAVYVQDQLRLNDQWQLLAGLRYDTFDIESTNKLRNISEDRDSHSTSPRFGVVWTPLQNHSFYASWTKTFSPVGGGLIGITPGAAGNTNNLSPELTKQKEIGVKSDWLDDRLSTTLAVYELELYNRRTTDPNDPTLTVLSGLQRSRGIELTGTGKIVGNWYVRGGVGVQDATIEKDNNGLEGKRVNNVAKRNGSLFLTWKPEMGWYAETGLTLVGQRYADNANTTVLPGYGRWDALVGYRHKDWDLRGALNNITDREYYSSATSAFQIQPGAPRSLVVTGTYSF, via the coding sequence ATGCCTGCCCCGTTCCGTCTCACGCCCGTCACGCTTGGGCTTTCTGCCTTTTTGTCCTCCGGTTTCGCTTACTCCGCGACCGAACTGCCCGCCACCTCAATCAGCGCCGAAAGCCAGGCCGACGACCCGCGTGTAAAGGTCAGCAACACTGCGACCCGCACCTCAACCCCTGTGCGTTACGTGCCGCAGGCGATCGACTCGGTCAAGACCGCCAACTTCGCCAACTACGGCACCAATGACCTGGGCGACGCGTTGAGCGGTATGCCCAACGTCAGCAGCGGCGGCGACACGCGCTTCGACAGCCTGCGCATCCGCGGCTTCGACGCCAGCAACGACTTCTATCTGGACGGCATCCGCGACGACAGCCAGTACAAGCGCGACCTGCACAACATCGAGCGCGTTGAAGTACTCAAGGGGCCCGCCGCTGTGCTGTACGGCCGTGGCAGCCAGGGCGGGATCGTCAACCGCGTGAGCAAGGCTCCCGAGGCCGGTCGCCGTTCGACCATCGAGGCTCAGGGTGGCAGCGAAGACCTGCGCAGCCTGTACGCCGACCTCAGCACCGACCCGAGCGACAACATCAGCCTGCGCCTGAACATGGGCAACATGGACGAAAACAGCTTCCGCGACGGCGTCAGCGGCAATCGCCAATTGTTCGCACCGTCGATGAGCTGGCAGCTCACCCCTGACCTGAACTGGCTGGTGCAATACGAATACAGCCGCTACAACCGCACACCGGATCGCGGCATTCCCGGCGTCAATGGGCGCCCGGCAGATGTCGGCCGGGACACGACCTACGGCAACGATCACGATTTCATCGACGACAAGACGCAGTCCCTGCGTTCGAAGCTGGCCTATGAAATCAACGACAACTGGCAACTGCGCCATACGCTCGGTGTGTTCAAGCTCGACAGCGATTTCGACAACACCTACCTCACCGGCTACACCCCGGCGACCAAGAAGGTCACGCGCCAGCACTGGCAGCAGGACCTGACCACCCGCAACGTGTTCAACAACGTTGAACTGGAAGGCGGATTCGAAACCTTCGGCCTCGAGCACCGCCTGCTGACCGGCCTCGAAACCGGCAGCCAGCGCCGCGACCCGACGCTTTACAACGCGGCCACTTCCGGGCGCGGCAGTTCCGCCGTGCCGGCGCTGGATCTGTACAACCCCAACCGCGACCTGCGCCACACCGGACGCATGCAGGTGTCGAGCAGCAGCCACACCGAAGTCGAAAGCCGCGCGGTCTATGTTCAGGATCAGCTGCGCCTGAACGATCAATGGCAATTGCTGGCCGGTCTGCGCTACGACACCTTCGACATCGAGTCGACCAACAAGCTGCGCAACATCTCCGAAGACCGTGACAGCCACAGCACCAGCCCGCGTTTCGGCGTGGTCTGGACGCCGCTGCAGAATCACTCGTTCTACGCCTCGTGGACCAAGACCTTCTCGCCGGTGGGCGGCGGTCTGATCGGCATCACTCCGGGCGCGGCCGGCAATACCAACAACCTGAGCCCGGAGCTGACCAAGCAGAAAGAGATCGGCGTGAAGAGCGACTGGCTCGACGATCGCCTGAGCACCACCCTCGCCGTCTATGAGCTGGAACTCTACAACCGTCGCACCACCGATCCGAACGATCCGACCCTGACCGTGCTCAGCGGCCTGCAACGCTCGCGCGGGATCGAGCTGACCGGTACCGGCAAGATCGTCGGCAACTGGTACGTGCGCGGCGGCGTCGGTGTGCAGGACGCAACCATCGAGAAGGACAACAACGGCCTGGAAGGCAAACGCGTGAACAACGTGGCCAAGCGCAACGGCAGCCTGTTCCTGACCTGGAAACCGGAAATGGGCTGGTACGCCGAAACCGGCCTGACCCTGGTCGGCCAGCGTTATGCCGACAACGCCAACACCACCGTGCTGCCGGGCTACGGCCGCTGGGACGCGCTGGTCGGCTACCGCCACAAGGATTGGGACCTGCGTGGTGCCCTGAACAACATCACCGACCGCGAGTATTACTCGTCGGCCACCAGCGCGTTCCAGATCCAGCCGGGCGCACCGCGCAGCCTGGTGGTCACCGGCACCTACAGCTTCTGA
- the aguA gene encoding agmatine deiminase, with protein sequence MTTLKSTPRADGFYMPAEWAPQTQTWMIWPERPDNWRLGGKPAQAAHAAVAKAIARFEPVTVAVSAGQYENARARLDVPNIRVVEMSSDDAWVRDSGPTFVINNSGEVRGVNWDFNAWGGFDGGLYSPWNRDSQVGGKILEIERSPRYRTEGFVLEGGSIHVDGEGTLITTEECLLNRNRNPHLGREEIEAVLSENLSVDKIIWLPDGLFNDETDGHVDNFCCYVRPGEVLLAWTDDPQDPNYPRCQAAMKVLESSTDAKGRPFTVHKMPIPGPLFATEEECAGVDPVDGTQERNPSVRLAGSYVNFLIVNGGIIAPSFDDPMDAPAREILQNLFPQHEVVMVPGRELLLGGGNIHCLTQQQPAPHKE encoded by the coding sequence ATGACCACATTGAAAAGCACACCACGCGCCGATGGCTTCTACATGCCGGCCGAATGGGCACCGCAAACCCAGACCTGGATGATCTGGCCTGAGCGTCCGGACAACTGGCGCCTGGGCGGCAAGCCAGCGCAGGCCGCTCACGCCGCCGTGGCCAAGGCTATTGCGCGTTTCGAACCGGTAACTGTCGCGGTGTCCGCCGGCCAGTACGAAAACGCCCGTGCTCGTCTCGACGTGCCGAATATCCGCGTGGTCGAGATGTCCAGCGATGACGCCTGGGTCCGCGACAGTGGTCCGACCTTCGTGATCAACAACAGCGGCGAAGTGCGCGGTGTGAACTGGGACTTCAACGCCTGGGGCGGTTTTGATGGCGGCCTGTATTCGCCGTGGAACCGCGACTCCCAGGTCGGCGGCAAGATCCTCGAAATCGAACGCAGCCCGCGCTACCGCACCGAAGGCTTCGTGCTCGAAGGCGGTTCGATCCACGTCGACGGCGAAGGCACCCTGATCACCACCGAAGAATGCCTGCTCAACCGCAATCGCAACCCGCACCTGGGTCGCGAAGAGATCGAAGCGGTGCTCAGCGAAAACCTGTCGGTGGACAAGATCATCTGGCTGCCGGATGGCCTGTTCAACGACGAAACCGACGGCCATGTGGATAACTTCTGCTGCTACGTGCGTCCGGGCGAAGTGCTGCTGGCGTGGACCGACGATCCGCAGGATCCGAACTACCCGCGCTGTCAGGCCGCGATGAAAGTGCTGGAAAGCAGCACCGACGCCAAGGGCCGCCCGTTCACGGTGCACAAGATGCCGATTCCGGGGCCGCTGTTTGCCACTGAAGAAGAGTGCGCGGGCGTGGACCCGGTGGACGGCACTCAGGAGCGCAATCCGAGTGTGCGCCTGGCCGGTTCCTACGTGAACTTCTTGATCGTCAACGGCGGCATCATCGCGCCGAGCTTCGACGATCCGATGGACGCCCCGGCCCGCGAAATCCTGCAGAACCTGTTCCCGCAACACGAAGTGGTGATGGTGCCGGGTCGCGAACTGTTACTGGGCGGCGGCAACATTCACTGCCTTACCCAACAGCAACCCGCGCCGCACAAAGAGTGA
- a CDS encoding sigma-54-dependent transcriptional regulator — MTIDNRIQVVLIDDDPHLRQALGQTLDLAGLKILPLSEAKGLAAQLERDWPGVVVSDIRMPGMDGLELLSELHAQDPELPVLLITGHGDVPLAVQAMRAGAYDFLEKPFASDALLDSVRRALALRRLVLDNRSLRMALSDRNELSARLVGQSAPMSRLREQIGALAATKADVLILGETGAGKEVVARALHDLSSRRNGPFVAINAGALAESVVESELFGHEPGAFTGAQKRRIGKFEFANGGTLFLDEIESMSMDVQVKLLRMLQERVVERLGGNQLIPLDIRVIAATKEDLRQAADQGRFRADLYYRLNVAPLRIPPLRERGEDALMLFQHYADEASARHGLPPHELQPAQRALLLRHSWPGNVRELQNAAERFALGLELALDNTQPDGSPGTTVEITAGGLSEQVENFEKSLIAAELARSHGSVRSLAEALGIPRKTLHDKLRKHGLNFAGSGGHSDESE; from the coding sequence ATGACCATCGACAACCGCATTCAGGTGGTGCTGATCGACGACGATCCGCACCTGCGTCAGGCCTTAGGCCAGACCCTGGATCTGGCCGGCCTGAAAATTCTTCCGCTGTCCGAAGCCAAGGGCCTGGCCGCGCAACTGGAACGCGACTGGCCGGGCGTCGTGGTCAGCGACATCCGCATGCCCGGCATGGATGGCCTGGAGCTGCTGAGCGAACTGCACGCTCAGGATCCGGAGTTGCCGGTGCTGCTGATCACCGGCCACGGCGACGTGCCACTGGCCGTGCAGGCCATGCGCGCCGGTGCTTATGACTTTCTGGAAAAACCCTTCGCCAGCGACGCCCTGCTCGACAGCGTGCGCCGCGCCTTGGCCCTGCGCCGTCTGGTGCTGGACAACCGCAGCCTGCGCATGGCCCTGAGTGATCGCAACGAGCTCAGCGCGCGACTGGTCGGTCAGTCCGCGCCGATGTCGCGCCTGCGCGAGCAGATCGGCGCACTGGCGGCGACCAAGGCCGACGTGTTGATCCTCGGTGAGACCGGCGCCGGCAAGGAAGTCGTCGCCCGCGCCCTGCACGATCTGTCGAGCCGGCGTAACGGCCCGTTCGTGGCAATCAACGCCGGGGCGCTGGCCGAGTCGGTGGTCGAAAGCGAACTGTTCGGCCATGAACCCGGCGCGTTCACCGGCGCGCAAAAGCGTCGGATCGGCAAGTTCGAATTCGCCAATGGCGGCACGCTGTTCCTCGATGAAATCGAGAGCATGAGCATGGATGTGCAGGTCAAACTGCTACGCATGCTGCAGGAGCGCGTGGTCGAACGGCTGGGCGGCAATCAGTTGATCCCGCTGGACATCCGCGTCATCGCCGCCACCAAGGAAGACCTGCGCCAGGCCGCCGATCAGGGACGTTTCCGTGCCGACCTGTATTACCGCCTCAACGTGGCGCCGCTGCGCATTCCGCCACTGCGTGAACGGGGCGAAGACGCGTTGATGCTGTTCCAGCATTACGCCGACGAAGCCAGCGCCCGCCACGGTCTGCCGCCGCATGAACTGCAACCGGCACAACGGGCGTTGCTGTTGCGCCATTCCTGGCCGGGCAACGTGCGGGAATTGCAGAACGCGGCGGAGCGTTTTGCCCTCGGTCTGGAGCTGGCACTGGACAACACGCAGCCCGATGGCAGCCCCGGCACGACCGTCGAAATCACGGCGGGAGGGCTCAGCGAGCAAGTGGAAAACTTCGAGAAGTCCCTGATCGCCGCCGAACTGGCCCGCTCTCACGGTTCCGTGCGCAGCCTCGCTGAAGCTCTGGGCATTCCGCGCAAGACCCTGCACGACAAACTGCGCAAGCACGGGCTGAATTTCGCAGGCAGCGGCGGCCATTCCGACGAATCCGAATGA
- a CDS encoding DsbA family protein — MTLHYIYDPLCGWCYGAKPLVQAAQQVLPVIAHAGGMMTGANRQNVSPQLRNYVMPHDRRIAEYTGQPFGEAYFEGLLRDHTAVFDSAPPIAAVMAAEKIDGRGLELLGRLQTAHYVEGRRIADESVLVECAVELGYNADIFLNTVQSVDTEQHIKSSRALLAKLGGQGFPTFALEQNGQFTLVDIGPWLGKPEAFAQWLSESFKPAPRTESLPVCGLDGCV, encoded by the coding sequence ATGACTCTTCATTACATCTACGACCCGCTGTGCGGCTGGTGCTATGGCGCCAAACCACTGGTGCAAGCCGCGCAGCAAGTGCTGCCGGTGATCGCCCACGCTGGCGGCATGATGACCGGCGCCAACCGCCAGAACGTTTCACCGCAACTGCGCAATTACGTGATGCCTCACGACCGGCGCATCGCCGAATACACCGGCCAGCCGTTCGGTGAAGCTTATTTCGAAGGCCTGTTGCGTGATCACACGGCGGTGTTTGATTCGGCACCACCGATTGCCGCTGTGATGGCCGCCGAAAAAATCGACGGCCGTGGCCTGGAACTGCTTGGTCGTTTGCAGACTGCGCACTATGTCGAAGGACGGCGAATTGCCGACGAAAGTGTGCTTGTGGAATGTGCAGTGGAGTTGGGCTACAACGCCGATATTTTCTTGAACACCGTGCAGTCCGTTGACACCGAACAACACATAAAGAGCAGCCGCGCACTGCTGGCGAAACTCGGTGGACAGGGGTTTCCGACCTTCGCACTGGAACAAAACGGCCAGTTCACACTGGTTGATATCGGCCCATGGCTCGGCAAACCCGAAGCCTTCGCCCAATGGTTGAGCGAGTCGTTTAAGCCTGCACCACGGACTGAAAGCCTGCCGGTCTGTGGCCTTGATGGTTGCGTATAA
- a CDS encoding aminotransferase, giving the protein MSFATLIHRASLPSPQVSLEQARHLLAQHYGLNGTLLALGSQQDLNYRVDSERGRFVLKICRGDYSLVELQAQHAGLKYLAEHSDVHVPRVIPASNGADLLTLDVGGESVHVRLLDYIEGQPLTALDHLGHEVVAGFGRLCGEMDLALAGFDHPGLERTLQWDARHASALIEHLLPVIDDERQRVLIAAAAEQARLRLQPLLEKLPVQAIHMDITDDNVVWQRDARRHWQLQGVIDFGDLVRTWRITDLSVTCAALLHHAAGDPFVILPAVQAYHAVNPLQHEELLALWPLIVARAAVLVLSGEQQVSIDPGNAYSRDNLTHEWEIFRVATSVPLALMEAAILTAVGQTLPAIDSEGFAPLLPDLVGREFALIDLGVLSAHFEAGNWEQSGIDQRLLSEAAAIHGLAASRYGQYRLSRTRPDSADEPETFPLHVELHVPQGSTVEAPFAGVLHLSAEGALRLDGPQLSLRLWGVKPSLHGGAALVKGQVLGSVDGPLIVQLTRGVQLDAPLFCTPSRALAWQALSPSPAALLGLACDAEPELDAATLLARRDASFARTQKHYYVDPPRIERGWRNHLIDMQGRSYLDMLNNVAVLGHGHPRMAAVASRQWSLLNTNSRFNYAAVAEFSERLLKLAPEGMDRVFLVNSGSEANDLAIRLAWAASGGRDMISVLEAYHGWTVGADAVSTSIADNPQALSSRPDWVHAVTAPNTYRGEFRGPDSAPDYVRSVEHHLAKIDEQKRQLAGFICEPVYGNAGGISLPPGYLKKVYEMVRARGGVCIADEVQVGYGRMGHFFWGFEEQGVVPDIITMAKGMGNGQPLGAVITRREIAEALEAEGYFFSSAGGSPVSCQIGMAVLDVMEEEKLWENAQVVGAHFKARLEALIDQYPLVGAVHGSGFYLGVELIRNRQTLEPATEETTLLCDRLRELGIFMQPTGDYLNVLKIKPPMVTSRQSVDFFVDMLAKVLEEGL; this is encoded by the coding sequence ATGTCGTTCGCCACGTTGATTCACCGCGCCAGTTTGCCCAGCCCTCAGGTTTCGCTGGAGCAGGCCCGGCATCTGCTGGCGCAGCATTACGGCTTGAACGGCACGTTACTGGCTCTGGGCAGTCAGCAGGATCTCAATTACCGGGTCGACAGCGAGCGTGGGCGGTTCGTGCTGAAGATCTGCCGGGGCGACTATTCGCTGGTGGAGTTGCAGGCTCAGCATGCGGGCCTGAAATATCTGGCTGAACACAGCGATGTCCACGTTCCCCGGGTCATCCCGGCCAGTAACGGCGCAGACCTGCTGACCCTGGACGTAGGTGGAGAATCGGTGCATGTGCGGCTGCTCGATTACATCGAAGGTCAGCCGCTGACGGCTCTCGATCATCTTGGTCATGAAGTTGTCGCCGGGTTCGGCCGACTCTGCGGTGAAATGGATCTGGCCCTGGCCGGTTTCGACCATCCGGGACTCGAGCGCACGTTGCAATGGGACGCGCGCCACGCCAGCGCTCTCATCGAACATCTGTTGCCGGTGATCGATGACGAACGCCAGCGCGTGCTGATCGCCGCGGCTGCCGAACAGGCCAGGCTTCGTTTGCAGCCGTTGCTGGAAAAGCTGCCGGTGCAGGCGATCCACATGGACATCACCGATGACAACGTCGTCTGGCAGCGTGACGCCCGACGGCACTGGCAGTTGCAGGGCGTGATCGATTTCGGCGATCTGGTGCGCACCTGGCGCATTACCGATCTGTCGGTCACTTGCGCCGCGTTGCTGCATCATGCCGCAGGCGACCCGTTCGTGATCCTGCCGGCCGTGCAGGCCTATCACGCGGTCAATCCGCTGCAACACGAAGAGCTTCTGGCGCTGTGGCCGCTGATCGTGGCGCGGGCGGCGGTGCTGGTGCTCAGTGGCGAGCAACAGGTCAGCATCGATCCGGGCAATGCTTACAGCCGCGACAACCTGACCCATGAATGGGAAATCTTCCGGGTCGCCACGTCGGTGCCGCTGGCACTGATGGAGGCGGCAATTCTTACGGCAGTCGGCCAGACATTGCCGGCCATCGACAGTGAAGGTTTTGCGCCGTTGTTGCCCGATCTGGTCGGGCGCGAGTTCGCGTTGATCGATCTGGGTGTGTTGAGCGCGCACTTCGAGGCGGGCAACTGGGAGCAGTCTGGCATCGATCAGCGTCTGTTGAGCGAGGCCGCCGCCATCCACGGTCTGGCGGCCAGTCGATACGGGCAATACCGGTTGTCGCGCACCCGGCCTGACAGCGCCGATGAGCCAGAGACATTCCCGCTGCACGTCGAATTGCACGTGCCCCAGGGTTCGACGGTGGAAGCGCCGTTTGCTGGCGTACTTCACCTGTCGGCCGAGGGCGCGCTGCGACTCGACGGCCCGCAACTGAGTCTGCGTCTGTGGGGCGTGAAACCTTCGTTGCACGGCGGCGCAGCGCTGGTCAAAGGTCAGGTACTCGGTTCGGTGGACGGTCCGTTGATCGTGCAATTGACTCGCGGCGTGCAGCTTGACGCGCCGCTGTTCTGTACTCCATCGCGCGCGTTGGCGTGGCAGGCGTTGTCCCCATCACCGGCCGCGCTGCTGGGCCTGGCTTGCGACGCCGAACCCGAGCTGGACGCAGCTACCCTGCTGGCGCGCCGCGACGCCAGTTTCGCCCGCACCCAGAAACACTATTACGTCGACCCGCCTCGCATCGAGCGCGGCTGGCGCAATCATCTGATCGACATGCAGGGCCGCTCCTACCTCGACATGCTCAACAACGTCGCGGTGCTCGGGCACGGTCATCCGCGCATGGCGGCGGTCGCGAGCCGGCAGTGGTCGCTGCTCAACACCAACTCGCGGTTCAACTATGCGGCGGTCGCCGAGTTCTCCGAACGCTTGCTGAAACTGGCGCCGGAGGGCATGGATCGGGTGTTCCTGGTCAACAGCGGCAGCGAGGCCAACGATCTGGCGATCCGCCTGGCGTGGGCTGCCAGCGGTGGGCGCGACATGATCAGCGTGCTGGAGGCCTACCACGGCTGGACGGTCGGCGCGGATGCGGTCTCGACCTCGATCGCCGATAACCCGCAGGCCCTGAGCAGCCGCCCGGACTGGGTGCATGCGGTGACCGCGCCGAACACCTATCGCGGCGAGTTTCGCGGCCCGGATTCGGCACCGGATTACGTGCGCAGCGTCGAACATCATCTGGCGAAGATCGATGAGCAGAAACGCCAACTGGCCGGGTTCATCTGCGAGCCGGTCTACGGCAACGCGGGCGGGATCTCGCTGCCGCCGGGTTACCTGAAAAAGGTCTATGAAATGGTGCGCGCCCGGGGCGGCGTGTGCATCGCCGATGAGGTGCAGGTCGGTTACGGGCGCATGGGCCACTTTTTCTGGGGCTTCGAAGAGCAAGGCGTAGTGCCGGACATCATCACCATGGCCAAAGGCATGGGCAACGGCCAGCCGTTGGGCGCTGTGATCACCCGCCGGGAAATCGCCGAGGCGCTGGAAGCCGAGGGCTATTTCTTCTCGTCCGCCGGCGGCAGTCCGGTGAGCTGTCAGATCGGCATGGCGGTGCTCGACGTCATGGAAGAAGAAAAGCTCTGGGAAAACGCCCAGGTGGTCGGCGCTCACTTCAAGGCCCGGCTGGAGGCGTTGATCGATCAATATCCGTTGGTCGGCGCGGTGCACGGTTCCGGGTTCTATCTGGGGGTCGAGCTGATCCGCAATCGGCAAACACTGGAACCGGCGACCGAAGAAACCACGCTGCTATGTGATCGCCTGCGGGAACTGGGGATTTTCATGCAGCCGACCGGCGATTACCTGAACGTCCTGAAGATCAAACCGCCGATGGTCACCTCGCGTCAGAGCGTGGATTTCTTCGTCGACATGCTGGCGAAGGTGCTGGAAGAAGGGCTCTGA
- the rfbC gene encoding dTDP-4-dehydrorhamnose 3,5-epimerase — protein sequence MNVITTDLPGVLIIEPKVFGDERGFFYESFNAKAFQEATGLDTQFVQDNHSRSQKGVLRGLHYQLENTQGKLVRVTVGEVLDVAVDIRRSSPNFGKWVAVRLSADNHRQLWVPEGFAHGFVVLSEFAEFLYKTTNYYNPSSERSIRWDDPDLGIDWQLDEAPKLSAKDQAGAFLKDADVFS from the coding sequence ATGAATGTAATCACCACCGACCTGCCTGGTGTCCTGATCATCGAACCCAAGGTGTTCGGTGACGAGCGCGGGTTCTTTTACGAAAGCTTCAACGCCAAGGCTTTCCAGGAAGCGACCGGCCTCGACACGCAATTTGTCCAGGACAACCACTCCCGCTCGCAGAAAGGCGTGCTGCGCGGCCTGCACTATCAGCTGGAAAATACCCAGGGCAAACTGGTTCGCGTCACCGTGGGTGAAGTGCTCGACGTCGCGGTCGATATCCGCCGCAGCTCGCCGAACTTCGGCAAGTGGGTCGCTGTGCGCCTGTCCGCCGACAACCACCGTCAACTGTGGGTACCGGAAGGTTTCGCCCACGGTTTCGTGGTGCTGAGCGAGTTCGCCGAATTCCTCTACAAGACCACCAACTACTACAACCCGTCTTCCGAGCGGAGCATTCGCTGGGACGACCCGGACCTGGGCATCGACTGGCAGCTGGACGAAGCGCCAAAACTGTCGGCCAAGGATCAGGCAGGCGCCTTCCTCAAGGACGCCGACGTTTTTTCCTGA